cctggatgggccattggcctgaaccaacatggcttctcttcggTTCTtgtgtaagaaaaaaaatgggcAGGTGGATCAACAAAAATGTTTGTTCTTTTCCTTGCAGTTTGACTTGGTCTGTGAGCGAGCACACTTAACTGACATCTCTCAGTCTGTTTTCATGGGGGGCGTTCTCGCAGGAGCGCTGGTTTTGGGGCCGCTGAGTGACAGGTAAGGAGATATGCATCTCTGCGGAAATTTGGCTGTGCTTTCCCAACCGCTGCCACCCTGAAATGAATCTGCTCTTCAGGGATTTCAGGGACTCCTGGGTACTGTGTTTGATCCCCATTCATGGTAGCACTTTCAGTGCATCATGTGTCTTCCACCTTTCCATAATTACCCAGATTGCTCTGAGAGCATGGTCCATTGCCCTGTGTTTCTGGCGGGGGTGGCAAATTAAAATCCAGACTCTGTGGCAAAGCAgctgaataaattatgcaaaatagaCTCCTTTCCTAGGGACATGCTTTGTTCTTCTAGTGGAAAAACACATGGGAGGATGTATACAAATGGGGAAAAACATCTCAATAAATCTTGCAGCTCGCAGAAGAATCCCTCTGTTCCTACTAGAGGTTAAAATTAAATACAAAGAAAAGTTCTTCTCTTCAGAGTCAGTAATAACAAAACAagattagaccccccccccaggcaatgcCTAGTTTCATTGTGAGACTTCTTCAGTTTTGTAATAATGATTACCATGCCACCAAAAAATTCAAACTCAGCACAAGGTCTCTTAGGACCTTTGTTTTGTTCCCAAGAGACCTTGTGCTCTGTTTGAATTTTTTGATCATGTGCAATTATTATTACAGAGCTGAAGACATTTCACAATGAAACTAGATATTACCTGGGATTGTAGTCTTGTAGAATCTGCAGGAACAAccctaacaggactgggactagcccaaggtcacccagttggctgcatgtggaagaggaatcaaacccagttctccagattagaagccgccactcttgaccactgcaACAAACTTGATCTCCTGGAGGGCTCCTGAAGGAACAAGACTCAGAAAAGTTCTAGTTTGGATTTCTAGGCAAAaggctttccctttaaaactcaTTTATAAGTTTCTGTTTCTTCAGAGTTTCCCCCCTGTTCTGCATGCATTTTGCTCCCTCCAGTGGTCGAATCAATATTACATTTGTTTATCTCAGGCGCACATCTGTGCAGAGTTGAAACAGCAGACATAAACCAGTGTAGTGTCGCATTGACCATTAGAGGGTGCATGAAATGCACAGAATAGCCCTCTCCCCTGAAGAAACAAGAAtttacaagtgaggaaaatgagaatgcggaACAACCTCAAAGCCTGTACAGTTCTAGGGTTCTCTGAAGTGAAAAAAAGCAGCCATCCTTCCTCTGAGACATGTCAGCGCCTGTCATCTGAGGCTGTGACCTAGTGATGATGAATTCAAGCTGCATTTACCCTTCCTCGATTTGACCGCCTTGCCTTTCTTTCCCGCAGGATCGGGAGCCGAAACATGATCTTGCTCACCCTTCTCATGATGGGTTTCTTTGGCACCGGAGCAGGCATGGCGCCCAGGTTTTCCTTCTACATGGCCATGAGGTTCTTTGTGGGTTCTGCTTTTGCCGGAATCAGTATCAGTATGGCGGCTTTGAGTAAGACTTCCGGAGCTCCTTGGGGAGAGGTTTGGCCTTGTATTTGGAAGCGAAAGCCTCTGAGAGTCATATTCCTCTGGGCCCCCgcctacccctgcttttgggggggggggtattgttggATGGGTGCCCTCTCGTTGGGCCCGATATCTCTGATACTTATCCCAGTCTGTTCCCTGGCCCTCTGGTATGTCTTGTCCAGAACAAAGCGGGATAGCAGGAGCTACTGATTAATAGCTTTaggcaatttttaaagaattttatccacattttaatgtaatttattgtAGTTTGTATTCTTATCTGATGATCTCTGCCCTGAGAccagttttggagaggggcaggctagaaatcccatgaatgaatgaatgaatgaatgaatgaatgaatgaatgaatgaatgaatgaatgaatgaatgaatgaatggatgaatgaatgaatggatgcatggatggatgcatggatggatggatggatggatggatggatggatggatggatggatggatggatggattctcCAAAGCTCATGTCTCGAAAACCCTTCCGTTCCCTGGCTGCCCAAGCCATTCTCctggtgcagccacaaaatggcattGGCTGACCCAAGAGGCGAAGCCAGCCTCAAAATACCTGCCGTAGCTCACCTTCAGTCCCGCAGTGCAGATCCTTGTCCTGTGGTGGCAATTATGTTTTTTGAAAATCGGCactgtcaatcaaatctccagcatccaatcagaagccctcctggcctcacccactttctgaaagcacttggcaggtgccaggcaaggggccagcAGGCCTCACAATGCCCACGAGCACCacgttggggatccctggtctaCCCCTGACCTTTCTAAGCCCAGTTATGCATTCAAAATGCATAGTGAAACATCCTTGTCTTCTCTGACCCCTTCCAGTTTCGGAGTGGGTCGGGGCCACCCACCGCCCTTTTGTGATCATTATCACTCACTGTTGCAATTCTGTGGGGCAGATGACCCTGGCTGGCTTGGCCTACGGAATTCAGGAATGGAGGCTCTATCAGATTGTCGGCTCTTTCCCTTGGCTGTGCCTCTTCTTTTATATTTGGTGAGTGGTCCGAGCTCCCCTAGAGAATTGGTATTTACAAAGTCAACAATGTGACTTAAGGAAGTAGAAATGGGTGATTATAATTAAGGGCAGGAGGGAGATGAGTGCATCTTTGATTCTGGATTGCACGTGCTGTAATTCTTTGCAAACACAGAATTTGATCTAAGCAGCTCTGAGAATCAAAGCTGtctattaactttttaaaaagttcccaaatgctatgaaaagaggaagagctgatTGCTTTGcaatatccaaaggagtcccttacaagcacctttcctctcctttccccactacCCTGTGAGTTAGTTGGattggagagagctctaagagaactgctctaaaagaactgtgactagcccagccaTTCTCAGTGGGAACCATTTGGCCCTGCAGGGGGCTCTGGGACATTTGAAAGGggcccacagactgaaaaatgtgagaaggggagccatAAGGGTTTATGGAAAGCCCTAGTAACTAAgccgatgaaataccctttttgtcacttACAATGTCATTAATTACTAGAAAGTTCGACCTTTATCAAGGAAAAGAAATTATGTCatccgttcctttgtgtgtgcttgaattaatgcattcacaCCCatacagaggaatgggaaggcaactataggccgctttgagcctccttcgggtagggaaaagcggcatataagaaccaactcttcttcttcttctcctacttcttcttcttcttcttctttcttctcctggccaaatgttctagaaatcttgAATCTATGAGATGAGGACATCGAGTATAATTAGTTCGCttttagcttaggcctttttgagCCTAGCGCATTGCACAAGTGGCCAGCCTGCTGCAGGATGCTGAGAAgaactcctaaaagggccatAGCCAAAATGGCTGGACTATTCCCACCTGGGGACCAGCATCCCTCCTGCAAGCCAAGTTGGTTACAGCACTTCGGAAGTTCTTGTTAAACTTCAGGATCTACGCAGTGCAAGTCTAACTTGTTTGTGCGTGACAGCTGTTCAAGGGATTTGtccttaaaggagcaggaagtcccaaATTAAGCCAATCAGAACTatggttgtgcgcttcagcttggtttggcaatcaccgaagcccgaagtGGCATGTAGGAAGCagcgctgcccctcctctccgtgccacggatctggctgcctcaggctgcggtgatcaccaaggcggccaaaccaaaccaaaccagaacactggaggagattgtttgaaaaataccaggaagttcctcctctaactatgctaaatagacattccctccgatgccccctgcaggacactcatcaTATTGTTTTCAGTGATGCACTTGGCAAATCTTGCACATCCCAACGGTGCAAAAGATGAGTTGTTGAAAAAAGGGCGATAaaataaaggggaggagagaaagaggaacgaTGGAAAGCCAGGGGAGCCCCAGGGTCATTCTTTGAGTGCTGAACATAGTTTGGCCTTGCGTTTGAACCAAACCTTGCTTTAGTTCGGGGGAAATCCAGATCTGCCAAGACTGGCTTTACAAATATTATTAGCCCCTAAAGGCACCGCAAATGAGTTAGCTGAGCCGTCTGACGTCAGgaaatcctctcctctgcagggtcCTCCCCAGTTCTGCTCGATGGCTTCTGACAAGAGGGAAGGTGGAGGAAGCAAAATCAGAGATCCAGAGGGCAGCCGCGATCAACAAGCGAAACGTCCCGGAAGAACTGCTCGATCAGGTATCAACTGGTGAGATTTCTGTTGCTCGTCGTCCCAAAAGATTTGGGACGGAATAAATTGAAccgaagaacctcagaagagccctgctggatcagaccagcggtccgtccagtccagcatcccgtctcacacggGGGCCGGCCTGTTCCCATCCGTAAGCAAACCCCTCACCTAAATTATGCCAAAGGCCATAGAACGAATGCTCCTGTTAGGTCCGAACTGCACACTTTTACAGGACTCAGTTTGCAGCTGACATTCTGTCTCTTTCATTGTTGGGAATTGATGAAGCTGTCCATGCAGAAGAGAGGCGCATCTGGAACCACCCTAGATGTTTTCACCAATCGGCATCTAAGGAAGGTGACGATAATCATGGCCTGGCTTTGGTAAGGCTTCCCAGTGGGATGGACTCAGTCGCAATCCACAGCCATGCCGCTCAGAGGAAGGGACGCTGCTGTAGCTGAACTTGGGGTTGGTGTCTGTAGAATGGGCGCAAGGACCCACACTTCAGTCCCCATCTGGAAGTTTTCGTTactctagagttgccagctctgggttggcaaattcctggagattgtgtgtgtgtgtgtgtgcgcacgtgggggggggggctggaatctGGGAAGGGACTCTCATATAAGAGATATAAAGCCAtaggccaagggtggccaaagtggggctctccagatattcatgaactacagttaccatgagcccctgctaattgGCCacgctggcaaggactcatgccaaccgtagtccatggacatctggagagccacactttgcccCACCCTGCCAGAGGCTAACGGGCAGGGGAcgggagggggaggcaaaaatGGCAGATCCAGGCTggatctggagatttgggaatggagccagggGAGAATGGGGATCTGATTGGGCCCAATGTCCTACAGTCCACCCTTCATCTGCTGCAGGAGCACTgatctgtgtagcctggagatgagctcaaCTTTTGGAGAATCCCCAcctcccacctgggggttggcatccctgaGCCTCTACAGGGAGCAATGacagaggtcccccccccaagcatccctttcctccaggggaattgatctctgcagtctggagaggagctgtaattccaggggatccccaggtccttcctgaaggctggcatccctgaacctcaatggggtacgatgccagagtccacccatttactccaggggaaatgatctacGTAGCCTGGAGACGAGTTGTAGTTTGGggctgggggattcccaggtcccacctggaggctggcgtccttacatggagcccaccctccgaatcagccatttccctccaggggaaagctgatctctgtcgcctggagagacCTCCAGCCCCTGCCTGATGCTTGGCAACCCCGGTGGGGACTAAGCCCAGATCCTGGAGGACTGGATTCCCTTTGACTTTGTTCTCAGGTTCGTGGTGAGCCTGGTGTACTACGGGATGAGCCTTCAGATTGAAGATTTCGGCCTGGACATCTACATGACCCAGTTTGTGTTCGGGGCCATCGAAATCCCGGCTCGCTTTTGTGGCATCCTTCTTCTGCAGCGGATCGGGAGGAAGAAGTGCCAGGCGGGCTGGTTTCTCCTGGGCGGAATTGTATGCATGATCATCCCGGCTGTCATGCAAAGTACAGTCCTCCTGGGAGTCAAATGCAAAacgtggcagggggggggagtggggtgaTAGCAGCTAGAGTGCTGGACTCGGAACGAGGagctctgggttcaaatccccactgggcCGTGAAGGGAGCAGCGTATTATTTCGGTCTAGTTTCACTCTcatgccggtgggggggggaggggattttaaaaaggcaaaaccaaaaagggaacgaaaACAAAGCCAGGAACTCAAAAGCTGAGCTATTGAATAGTGTGCAATTTCAAcagttatttattaaagtgcaccaatattaggttagaaacaaagtaaaaagtatattaaaagtatctaactgcacatgaacagaccgaatgcgttttgaccctactgggtcttcctccgTGGTCAATGTTATTGAATCATGCACTCTTATCTCAAAGCAAttgtgaagcatagctgggtGGTCCAGGGAGATCTGTTAGGTGTGGCCCCAACCAAtactggtctagagcagggggagtcaaccgttggtcctccagatgtccatggactacaattcccatgagcccctgccagcaaacgctggcaggggctcatgggaattgtagtctatggacatctggaggaccacaggttgactacccctgctctagagtttctTCTAAGAGATGCAATATccaggaacaccactctcagctgtttactgttttactctgcacagagagtgcatcTCGTGTGTTTCTTTTTTCCGACAGCTTCCCCCCTCGCTGTGACCGTCCTGGCTGTCATCAACAAGGCTGCTTTCGGGGCGGCCTTTTCAACCATCTATTTGTTTTCCGTGGAAGTGTTTCCCACGGTTGTCAGGTGAGGATCTCATGCTGGTTTCAGTTTACGCTGACTCACCCACTGGGGTGGAGCAGTCTCTGTAGGCTGGCctgctccgggttgggaaacgtctggagattttggaggtgggaaCCCAAGGAGGGGCCAGGGTCTGGGGAGGATGGGGCGAAATGCCCCAGAGCCcagcttccaaagtggccattttctccctgtTGCCCAGAGATCTATGGTAACGCCAGGAGGTCTCAGTCGCCACTGCCTGTGATGTGCTTCCTTCCTCAGGCAGACGTGTTTAGCTGTGTGCTCCGTGGTTGCCAGAATCGGAGGCATCATCGCCCCCTTGGCCAATATTTTGGACAAAATTCACCCTGCGATTTCAGTGGTGCTCTTTGGAGTCACGGCGTTGGCCGGGGGcctcctctgcttcttccttcccGAGACCCAGAACAGAGATCTGCAGGATGACACAACGGAATCTCCAAGCCAGGTGTCCATTGCAGAGAATTATAAAAGCGCCACTATATTTCCACACCAGGAAgctccagcaagggactttcgcCGTAAGGTACTTCGCAAAATGGTTTATTTCGCTCTTCTGTTGATGCTACCTTTCTTTTACGAGTTGATGGCTGCGATAAGGTTAACGgttgctcctttctccagggaaagctAGGCTCACGGATGGCTCAAATCCGTGGCCAGGTGTCTGGGAGCTGTGATGGAGTGCCTCCAGTGTAGCTGCCCGAAGCTTAACCCCCTGAACACAGAGGTcccgtggctggggaggaagggtccCGAAGAGGGCACATGCTTCCCCTCTGCTGACAGGGTGCTGCTGGTAGCTGCACATACCATCAGGAACTTGCGGGTGCtccttgacacctccctttccatggggGCAGAGGTGACAAAGGCACCTTGACAGGCgcttttccatctacaccaagcaaAGCTGCTAGCGCCCTATCAGCCCCCAggtcacttagccacagtgatccatgcaacagtcacctccaggctagactactgcatATATCATACAAGAGCATaggaaggacggtctaataattaaaccaaacagagagaacagACCTACCCACtggaaatatgataaataaaagaaaggcGGGACCCTGTAGACAGGCCACATTCAACCTGCTCTCCAGCATCCGTACTGGTGGCCAGTAGAGTTCCGGGTCAGGTTTAGGGTGCTGGTTTTAACTCTTAAGGCCTTGTGCACTCTGGGCCCTGCATCTCTGAGTTTGTCCCCCAAACTGTTCTCTGCTCAGTGAAGGCTTTGCTAGTGGCCCagctaaatgaatgaatgaatgaaccaaatTGCCTTTCATTGGGCAAAGACACCACATCTTGGTCATTTGGTGACTATTTTCATCCACCAAACACAGCCAAGGAAGAGGCCATGTGAATTCTtgcattgaccgggggggggggggggggtcctctgctTCTTTCTTCAGGATGACACGGCAGTCAGTCCAAGCCAGAAGTCAGTTGCAGAGGATCATGAAAGCTCCTTGGGAAGGGAGAACAGGTCCGTGTCCTTTGTACTCCAGGAACCTCCAGCGAGGGAATTCCACCATGAGGTACTTTATGTGACGGTTTACTTGACTCCCCCTACTGCTGATGCTGCCTTTGTATTCCCAGTTAAGGTGGGATGCAGATGAAGGCTTTATTGGGGTTAGCAGCCGCTTGGCTGTTATTctgcttcaaaaaggaggtggacaaaatggagagggggcagaggagagcaatgaggatgatctggggcctggggaccgagccctaggaggaaaggcagagggacctgggaatgttcagactggagaagaggaagtggagaggggacaggatagccctcgttaagtatttgaaaggttgtcacttggaggagggcagggaaaggatcctgttggcagcaaaggagaaaAGCCGcaatcatgggtttaaactacgtgtaggaAGATATCTCCtagataccggggggggggggggcgggagaggatttcacggtcagagtggttcagctgtggaatcagctgcctaagaaagtgcggagctcccccctcactggcagttttcaagtaGCAACTGGATAGATTCTGCTCATGGATTCTTGaagctgatcctgtactgagcagggggtcagactagatggcctgtagggtcccttcccactctcggATTCTTTCCCCAGGGAAACATTTACTAGCCCAGTTGCCACAATGAGGTCAAGCTTCTTTGTGGCACACGGACGGCCCCCCAAAAAAGACCCAAATGGCTTTTCATTGGGCAAAGATGCCGCTCCTTGGTCATTTGGTGATTATTTTCATTCACCAAACACAACCAAGGAAGAGGCTATGTGAAATCTGGCACTGACCGGGCGGTgggatctttttcttcttccttctcaaaACCCAGGACAGAGATCTTCAGGATGACCCCACAGTCTCTCCAAGTCAGCAATCAATTGCAGAGAATGATAAAAACTCCACAAATTTCCCCCAGGAATCTCCATCAAGGGACTTTCACCACAAGGTACTTGACTCCCCCTCCCATTGAGCTGCCTTTGTATTCCCAGTTGATGGGGGAAGCAGGGGAAGGCTATGCAAGGGTTCATGGCCACTTGGCTGTTGCTTCTTTCCCCAGGGAAGCTTTGACCAGCCCAGTTGCCACGAGGAGGTTGAGCTTATTTGGGGCACACAAATGACCCGAAAGAAAAGACCCAAACTCTCTTTCGGCGGGCAAAGATACTGCACCTTGGTCATTTGGGGACTGTTTTTATTCTCCGAATGCGACCAAGGAAAAGGCCACATGAAATCTTGCATTGCTGTAATCCCATTGCAGGAGAAGGAGAACAGATTCTGGGGGCGGGGGCAGCCTGCTCTGAGATGTGCCAATATTCCTTGTCTTTAGATCCAGCAAGACAGCCAAGATGTCTTTGAAAACAGACCAGTGGAAGAGAAAGACTGAAGCTGGATTAGGGAAACCGTCCTGTAGAAATGAGGGCGAATCCCTCTGGCGTTGAAGGAATGGTGGAAGATCCAGCTTTTGATGGAAAACTGTAATTGGAAAATGTTCCGTCCATCTCTCCTGATTCTGATTCTCATGTAGCAAAAGGCAGCTCTCTGTCCTGACCATGCCTGATCCGGTTATCTCACAAGTAAATGCTTAGTCCAGCAGGCCTGGATTAACCCCGGTCATACCTGGGCAGCTCTCTGATCTCATTGCTTCCCAGCTCATTTAACTCCTGCCCtctttcacccacccaccccactgaaAAATCAGGGTGGCCATTGCTTGACAACAAATTGTGAACAGTGGCGTCAATTCAAGGACCTGTCCTTCCTTCTGACATCTGGTGCTCTTCAGGGATATTCAGAGGAGTCCGAAGGCATGGGGAAGAAGGGGAACCCAATAGCTTTGTAAAGTTATACGGCGGCATATAAAGACCTTGAAGAAACAAGGCTGAGTTTGTTGCTCCTTTATAAACCGTGCATAACAGGAGGGGGAATGGCCATCCAAAGGGCCCATTGTGGGTTTTGGAACTGCTGATAACTGTGACCGTAAAGGGGAGATGATTGTCCAGCCATACATCCCCCACCCAAGGTATCCCTGTTCACGTCTCGTAATCTACTACTACATCCTGGTCAGAGGCTTCTTGCAAAATTTGGGTTTTATGACACAGCCTGACAGTCATGTTACTTATTAATTGGGACAGTGGCTTAGTGAGGAGGTACTGCGGATCAGCaggaaagcatctgcttggcccgtGGAAGGTCTTCTCGGGGTCAGTCTCAAAGAAAAGGGACAGGAAAGTAGGAGgcatgaaagacctcttcctatAGACCCCGGAGActaaggatgccagcccccagctggaacctggggattccccggAATGAGAACTAGTCTCcagaatagagatcagttcccctggaaagaatggatgcttcagagggaGCACCCTATGGCAGTGGACCCCACTgctctcaaaccccaccctcattAGGccccaccttcaaatctccaggagtttccctacctggagctggcaaccctaccccctctcTGTGGCTCTGGCCTGGTCCTCTGGGCTTGCAGAAATCCCAAGGAAACTGTGTGCAAGATCCATGTTTGCTTAGAAGGCGAGTTTAATCAGCAGTGATTGAGCTTACAGAAATAGCAGGCTAATCTCCTATTCACTGGGTCTTGAATTCACAAACTAAGCATCTTTTAACCCAAGTGTAGGCTGCCAGTAAAGAAGTCATCAAAATTACTGCCCGTCTGGATACATTAGTGTCATCACGTTTGCATGATGCTCAAGGATCCCACTGAAACGATGGGAAAAGCAAAGCTCTTTGGTTTTGCACAATGATATCGCATGTCAAGGTGATGGACAGgcctcccctccatttttcctCCCCTGCTTTACTGAGCGCCTGCAGGGCACCAAAGCTGCCAACAGGAGACCTGGCCATCCTAGGCCAACCagctgccctggagggccaataaaCTGGGCACAGAGTTCGAgtccttcccctaatgttgcctttTCAAGCCAAAACTGGGAAGTCTGCTGCGTTGGTATAGGGAGGTTCCCTTTCCTCAAGAGCATTTCCACTCATGCGACATAGGAGCATTTGTCCTGCTTCTTTCACTCCAGCGCAGCCCA
This Paroedura picta isolate Pp20150507F chromosome 11, Ppicta_v3.0, whole genome shotgun sequence DNA region includes the following protein-coding sequences:
- the LOC143820886 gene encoding solute carrier family 22 member 13-like, giving the protein MAVNREAKAMEFGDILQVIGEFGWFQKRLVLLICIPNFLTAFQLFGQVFSAKAVPHHCNTSWVRKLGLNLTEEQEMNLTIPRKPDGSFHKCQMFSPVQGHLQPLQLNATESCRDGWVYPEKLQPTLVTEFDLVCERAHLTDISQSVFMGGVLAGALVLGPLSDRIGSRNMILLTLLMMGFFGTGAGMAPRFSFYMAMRFFVGSAFAGISISMAALISEWVGATHRPFVIIITHCCNSVGQMTLAGLAYGIQEWRLYQIVGSFPWLCLFFYIWVLPSSARWLLTRGKVEEAKSEIQRAAAINKRNVPEELLDQLSMQKRGASGTTLDVFTNRHLRKVTIIMAWLWFVVSLVYYGMSLQIEDFGLDIYMTQFVFGAIEIPARFCGILLLQRIGRKKCQAGWFLLGGIVCMIIPAVMQTSPLAVTVLAVINKAAFGAAFSTIYLFSVEVFPTVVRQTCLAVCSVVARIGGIIAPLANILDKIHPAISVVLFGVTALAGGLLCFFLPETQNRDLQDDTTESPSQVSIAENYKSATIFPHQEAPARDFRRKDDTAVSPSQKSVAEDHESSLGRENRSVSFVLQEPPAREFHHEDRDLQDDPTVSPSQQSIAENDKNSTNFPQESPSRDFHHKIQQDSQDVFENRPVEEKD